From a single Diachasmimorpha longicaudata isolate KC_UGA_2023 chromosome 13, iyDiaLong2, whole genome shotgun sequence genomic region:
- the LOC135168775 gene encoding neurogenic locus notch homolog protein 1, whose translation MGLYRTIILLVVISTTVVFADRYHYGRVLSTAGCASHTCGQNAKCTVTDGRPVCSCLNLHMGDPLVHCFKVECIIDEDCPNSRSCVGNKCVDPCAGFCGANANCEVRNHVAICSCGRGFTGDPFTSCRIADPCQPSPCGLNTRCDVVNEVAVCKCLPGYQGSPLAGCRHECESDAECSNHLACSANFRCESPCSKCGDGANCDVINHQPKCSCPETWQGNPFTKCYPECTSHSECPASKPACLYQKCENPCTGACGINANCELRGITPVCSCPRDMTGNPFISCRPFTPEDLCQPNPCGEHAVCTPGHDNTGKERPVCTCPTGYTGNALISCRRGECQADSECPDNKACIDYFCQNPCTGKECAPNARCEARRHIAVCTCLDGTRGDAVVGCNQIVSNSRNGRFGYGRYYS comes from the exons ATGGGATTATACAGAACGATAATTTTATTGGTGGTGATATCAACGACTGTCGTGTTTGCGGATCGATATCATTATGGGCGAGTACTTTCTACGG CCGGCTGTGCTTCTCACACTTGTGGTCAAAATGCAAAGTGTACAGTAACGGATGGTAGACCCGTCTGTTCGTGTTTGAATCTCCACATGGGTGATCCTCTGGTGCACTGTTTCAAAGTTGAGTGCATAA TCGACGAAGACTGTCCCAATTCCAGATCGTGTGTTGGAAATAAATGCGTCGATCCATGCGCCGGCTTTTGTGGAGCAAACGCCAACTGTGAAGTGAGGAATCACGTTGCCATTTGCTCCTGCGGTCGAGGCTTCACCGGTGATCCATTCACTTCCTGCCGAATTGCAGACCCTTGTCAACCGAGTCCCTGTGGACTAAACACACGCTGCGATGTCGTGAACGAAGTAGCCGTCTGCAAGTGCCTGCCAGGTTACCAAGGCTCACCACTGGCAGGATGTCGTCACGAGTGCGAGAGTGATGCTGAGTGTTCGAACCATCTTGCTTGTTCTGCTAATTTTAGATGTGAAAGTCCATGTAGCAAGTGTGGAGATGGTGCTAATTGTGATGTCATTAATCATCAGCCCAAGTGCTCTTGTCCAgag ACCTGGCAGGGCAATCCTTTCACTAAATGCTACCCAGAGTGTACATCCCACTCCGAATGTCCCGCTAGCAAGCCAGCCTGTCTCTACCAAAAATGTGAGAATCCTTGCACAGGTGCCTGTGGAATCAACGCCAATTGCGAGCTTCGAGGAATCACTCCAGTCTGCAGTTGTCCACGAGACATGACTGGAAACCCATTCATCAGCTGCCGACCATTCACTCCAG AGGATCTTTGTCAGCCAAACCCCTGTGGAGAGCACGCAGTATGCACTCCTGGTCATGACAACACGGGAAAAGAACGTCCCGTCTGCACGTGTCCCACCGGGTACACCGGGAACGCTCTCATAAGCTGCCGAAGGGGAGAATGCCAGGCTGACAGTGAATGCCCAGATAATAAGGCATGCATTGACTATTTCTGTCAAAATCCCTGCACCGGCAAGGAGTGTGCCCCCAATGCCAGGTGTGAGGCACGTCGTCACATCGCCGTGTGTACCTGTCTCGATGGAACAAGGGGAGATGCCGTCGTTGGATGCAATCAGATTGTATCGAATTCAAGAAACGGGCGGTTTGGATATGGGAGATACTATTCATAA
- the LOC135168764 gene encoding uncharacterized protein LOC135168764: protein MSLYEIPEECLNDSQFMNNFVATMCSEIARKEKIVADGIVTVMKIKQSIEKGKDERKILKATIEAKKLRIALLKPTLETLTHREAQLTTTLALVTAKLDDKSLRMKADNDQFKEIVHLYKTTCEKRRAEYEALVPLAAKRRQAKIKLQLLEVEEMVLAQRTEEILKLNQQKREIDEKRMQVKLVEVLTIAKERAKMQEKLRAMDQEKAILLEELKTLKIQKDRMMKQKEEKERARQKARLMMPPPRLDMSVLSTFCPKSTIERQTRSAIRTRDDSVDLDNQSINTVILEKMCEEEDQLMDVTEEDDNEVIVPNPLIRSISMIYSNQNPQDQKSQEDIGQIEVLERSYSQLSLEKEGDNNAPTISPTNSPVKPPIEVHVIVESPKAKDNFVRRSSSLLKAQSVQRKTEEVVDKSEGAPEEKKSKINDNNVKKQEKNKSLQNRDIEPRQLPIIKSVEKISRPVTVTTRPLIAEVPPTLSTLFSPTHYAPSIDDSDAETDANVDDPPDLSNQMNWRNFSPPPALESAESFLSEVSTFRPPTTADLNKQQQPPTSVFAGPGFMNMFQPQSKGFF from the exons ATGAGTCTCTACGAGATTCCCGAGGAATGCCTCAATGATTCAcaattcatgaataattttgtcgcTACGATGTGTAGTGAAATCGCGAGGAAAGAGAAAATTGTTGCAG ATGGCATCGTCACAGTcatgaaaattaaacagagtatCGAAAAGGGCAAAGACGAAAGGAAAATCCTGAAGGCGACGATTGAAGCTAAGAAACTAAGGATAGCTCTCCTGAAGCCCACGCTAGAAAC TTTGACTCATCGGGAGGCACAATTAACAACAACTTTGGCTCTGGTAACAGCAAAGCTCGATGACAAATCATTAAGAATGAAGGCAGATAATGATCAGTTCAAGGAAATTGTGCACCTGTATAAAACGACCTGTGAAAAACGtcga GCTGAATACGAAGCATTAGTACCCCTAGCAGCTAAAAGACGTCAGGCAAAAATTAAACTCCAGTTGCTGGAAGTCGAGGAGATGGTATTGGCTCAGAGGACAGAGGAGATCCTAAAACTCAATCAGCAGAAAAGAGAGATTGACGAGAAACGAATGCAGGTGAAACTAGTGGAAGTGCTGACGATCGCCAAAGAGAGGGCCAaaatgcaagaaaaattaagaGCAATGGACCAAGAGAAGGCAATACTTCTGGAGGAATTGAAGACTCTGAAGATACAA AAAGACAGAATGATGAAACAAAAagaagagaaggagagagcaAGACAGAAGGCTCGACTGATGATGCCACCACCGCGGTTGGATATGTCTGTATTGAGCACATTCTGTCCAAAATCAACTATTGAACGGCAAACGAGATCCGCCATTCGTACTCGAGATGACTCAGTTGACTTAG ATAATCAGTCAATAAATACGGTCATACTGGAGAAAATGTGTGAGGAGGAAGACCAGCTGATGGACGTCACTGAAGAGGATGACAACGAGGTGATAGTACCTAACCCACTAATAAGATCCATCTCAATGATTTACAGCAATCAAAATCCCCAAGATCAGAAGAGCCAGGAAGATATCGGACAAATTGAAGTACTGGAGAGATCCTACAGTCAGTTGTCCCTGGAGAAAGAGGGCGATAATAATGCCCCAACCATTTCACCAACAAATTCCCCAGTCAAACCCCCAATCGAAGTTCACGTGATTGTTGAGTCTCCAAAAGCCAAAGACAACTTCGTCCGCAGATCGTCCTCACTCCTCAAGGCTCAGTCCGTTCAACGTAAGACTGAAGAGGTAGTGGATAAGTCAGAAGGTGCaccagaagagaaaaaatctaaaattaatgataataatgtgAAGAAACAAGAGAAGAACAAATCATTGCAAAATCGTGATATAGAGCCTCGTCAGCTCCCAATAATTAAATCTGTCGAGAAGATCTCTCGACCTGTCACTGTTACCACTAGACCTCTAATAGCTGAAGTCCCTCCTACGCTCTCGACTTTATTCTCCCCAACCCACTATGCACCGAGCATTGACGATTCAGACGCTGAGACTGATGCTAATGTCGACGATCCTCCAG ATCTATCAAATCAAATGAACTGGAGAAACTTCTCACCACCCCCAGCTCTCGAATCCGCCGAATCCTTCTTATCTGAAGTCTCAACATTCCGACCTCCTACCACTGCTGATTTGAATAAACAGCAACAACCTCCAACTTCAG TTTTTGCCGGCCCTGGCTTCATGAACATGTTCCAGCCGCAATCGAAGGGTTTCTTCTAG
- the LOC135168759 gene encoding GATA zinc finger domain-containing protein 14 isoform X1 encodes MKYLNCVIALFSTAAILWSCVLGLQRPAPRYSQQFMPETSFTCRNKIVGSYYADPETDCQLFHVCVSVAGVVQDYKFVCPNDTAFDQESQTCADWYDVDCEAATLYYASDNFDLYRLGSGLESAHYDSLRSDSEPVDHLQRSESNDPVRSAANSLNRVTPTYTPQSNSNNREFLRGSSSSNFYSSRNNVKDEDYDSEKTYQSEPVVEPKKKSGVRKVARKQQSKTNNEVPSSTALPSSTANYNTYNNNNNNNNRNYYHNHRTSYDSTTTTRPTPDYSTSYNNQRTTYEPITTIRPTDYNNNQRNQHQNIQKYPAPSSARPPTTQQYNTHQTASTTAKAIQQNNNYNKQNTKYPAVSTAKPFTFSQNYQQGTSPRPTTYNQNYQDNYSAANGQYSNNNNQRSQHNQPSRVQPTTTAPSTNYQQTDFTGFQQRNYNNIQRSTTAFPSTTAASTFYDAYNANNQFTGRTSGVTKQNAQTTSNKFYQSFATDNYVPTTYAPIAKKTNEANGKGEDRYNSQDANGQFPDKQYKPVPFFDVTKTAKKVTQYNNYESTAKYFEASTANYEFGKSSAGIGFSPSSINLLAETVKTTTPTSRRNGSPTTYNPSSFNGNNHRDVQATTSRSVTYNSSARPFSTTAKFTDATTSQNKSSKKNDYDYAYYDNAGALEYDGLDLEHVAGGKESSKISRN; translated from the exons ATGAAGTATCTTAATTGTGTAATTGCATTGTTTTCCACAGCTGCGATACTGTGGAGCTGTGTATTGGGTCTCCAACGACCAGCTCCAAGATACTCCCAGCAATTTATGCCGGAAACCTCGTTTACCTGTCGCAATAAGATCGTGGGTAGCTACTACGCCGATCCAGAGACAGACTGTCAGTTGTTCCACGTATGTGTTTCCGTCGCCGGAGTTGTGCAGGATTATAA ATTCGTGTGTCCAAACGACACTGCCTTCGACCAGGAATCGCAAACCTGTGCAGATTGGTACGACGTCGATTGCGAGGCTGCGACCCTCTACTACGCCTCCGACAATTTCGACCTCTACCGCCTGGGTTCAGGTCTAGAGTCAGCCCACTATGATTCCCTACGCAGTGATAGTGAGCCCGTGGATCATCTTCAACGAAGTGAGTCCAACGACCCCGTGCGCTCCGCTGCCAACAGTCTGAATCGCGTCACTCCGACTTACACCCCACAATCGAACTCCAATAATCGGGAATTCTTGCGTGGCAGTAGCAGCAGTAATTTTTACAGCAGTCGTAACAATGTCAAGGACGAGGACTACGACAGCGAGAAGACGTACCAGAGCGAACCCGTTGTCGAGCCCAAGAAGAAGTCTGGAGTGAGAAAAGTCGCCCGAAAACAACAGAGCAAAACCAACAATGAAGTACCGTCGAGCACAGCATTGCCGTCGTCAACTGCAAATTACAATACttacaacaacaacaacaacaataataatagaaaCTACTATCATAATCACAGAACGTCATACGACAGCACAACAACAACCCGACCAACACCGGACTACAGCACCAGCTACAACAACCAGAGAACGACTTACGAACCGATCACAACAATCCGACCAACGGACTACAACAACAACCAACGTAATCAGCACCAGAACATTCAGAAATACCCGGCACCATCCAGCGCCAGACCTCCAACAACTCAACAGTATAATACCCATCAAACAGCTAGCACAACAGCTAAGGCGATACAACAGAACAACAATTACAACAAACAGAATACGAAGTATCCGGCAGTATCAACTGCGAAGCCATTCACCTTCAGCCAAAACTACCAGCAGGGAACTTCACCGAGACCAACGACTTACAATCAGAATTATCAGGACAACTATAGTGCGGCCAATGGACAATACAGTAATAATAACAATCAGAGATCGCAGCACAATCAGCCTTCACGAGTTCAACCAACGACAACTGCCCCAAGCACGAACTATCAACAGACTGACTTCACAGGATTCCAGCAAAGAAATTACAACAATATTCAGCGGTCTACTACTGCCTTCCCTAGCACCACTGCTGCTAGCACTTTTTATGATGCCTACAACGCAAATAATCAGTTCACTGGAAGGACAAGTGGTGTGACCAAGCAGAATGCACAGACTACAAGCAATAAGTTCTATCAGAGCTTCGCAACAGATAATTATGTGCCAACCACTTATGCTCCCAtcgcgaagaagacgaatGAGGCCAATGGTAAGGGAGAAGACAGGTACAATTCTCAGGATGCTAATGGGCAGTTTCCCGATAAACAGTACAAGCCTGTACCATTTTTCGATGTGACCAAAACCGCAAAGAAAGTCACCCAGTACAATAACTATGAGAGTACGGCGAAGTACTTCGAGGCGAGCACAGCTAACTATGAGTTTGGAAAATCTTCAGCGGGGATTGGATTCAGTCCATCCAGTATAAATTTATTGGCTGAGACAGTGAAAACTACTACGCCAACGTCGAG ACGAAATGGCTCACCCACAACATACAATCCCAGCAGTTTTAATGGTAATAATCATAGGGATGTACAAGCAACAACCTCGAGATCGGTAACGTACAACAGCTCAGCTAGACCATTCTCCACCACTGCCAAGTTCACGGATGCCACAACATCGCAGAACAAATCGTCCAAGAAGAATGATTATGATTACGCATATTACGACAATGCGGGGGCTCTTGAGTATGACGGCCTTGATTTGGAACACGTTGCTGGTGGAAAAGAATCATCAAAGATATCGAGGAATTAA
- the LOC135168759 gene encoding GATA zinc finger domain-containing protein 14 isoform X2 — protein MSLRNLIPFALAAILWSCVLGLQRPAPRYSQQFMPETSFTCRNKIVGSYYADPETDCQLFHVCVSVAGVVQDYKFVCPNDTAFDQESQTCADWYDVDCEAATLYYASDNFDLYRLGSGLESAHYDSLRSDSEPVDHLQRSESNDPVRSAANSLNRVTPTYTPQSNSNNREFLRGSSSSNFYSSRNNVKDEDYDSEKTYQSEPVVEPKKKSGVRKVARKQQSKTNNEVPSSTALPSSTANYNTYNNNNNNNNRNYYHNHRTSYDSTTTTRPTPDYSTSYNNQRTTYEPITTIRPTDYNNNQRNQHQNIQKYPAPSSARPPTTQQYNTHQTASTTAKAIQQNNNYNKQNTKYPAVSTAKPFTFSQNYQQGTSPRPTTYNQNYQDNYSAANGQYSNNNNQRSQHNQPSRVQPTTTAPSTNYQQTDFTGFQQRNYNNIQRSTTAFPSTTAASTFYDAYNANNQFTGRTSGVTKQNAQTTSNKFYQSFATDNYVPTTYAPIAKKTNEANGKGEDRYNSQDANGQFPDKQYKPVPFFDVTKTAKKVTQYNNYESTAKYFEASTANYEFGKSSAGIGFSPSSINLLAETVKTTTPTSRRNGSPTTYNPSSFNGNNHRDVQATTSRSVTYNSSARPFSTTAKFTDATTSQNKSSKKNDYDYAYYDNAGALEYDGLDLEHVAGGKESSKISRN, from the exons CTGCGATACTGTGGAGCTGTGTATTGGGTCTCCAACGACCAGCTCCAAGATACTCCCAGCAATTTATGCCGGAAACCTCGTTTACCTGTCGCAATAAGATCGTGGGTAGCTACTACGCCGATCCAGAGACAGACTGTCAGTTGTTCCACGTATGTGTTTCCGTCGCCGGAGTTGTGCAGGATTATAA ATTCGTGTGTCCAAACGACACTGCCTTCGACCAGGAATCGCAAACCTGTGCAGATTGGTACGACGTCGATTGCGAGGCTGCGACCCTCTACTACGCCTCCGACAATTTCGACCTCTACCGCCTGGGTTCAGGTCTAGAGTCAGCCCACTATGATTCCCTACGCAGTGATAGTGAGCCCGTGGATCATCTTCAACGAAGTGAGTCCAACGACCCCGTGCGCTCCGCTGCCAACAGTCTGAATCGCGTCACTCCGACTTACACCCCACAATCGAACTCCAATAATCGGGAATTCTTGCGTGGCAGTAGCAGCAGTAATTTTTACAGCAGTCGTAACAATGTCAAGGACGAGGACTACGACAGCGAGAAGACGTACCAGAGCGAACCCGTTGTCGAGCCCAAGAAGAAGTCTGGAGTGAGAAAAGTCGCCCGAAAACAACAGAGCAAAACCAACAATGAAGTACCGTCGAGCACAGCATTGCCGTCGTCAACTGCAAATTACAATACttacaacaacaacaacaacaataataatagaaaCTACTATCATAATCACAGAACGTCATACGACAGCACAACAACAACCCGACCAACACCGGACTACAGCACCAGCTACAACAACCAGAGAACGACTTACGAACCGATCACAACAATCCGACCAACGGACTACAACAACAACCAACGTAATCAGCACCAGAACATTCAGAAATACCCGGCACCATCCAGCGCCAGACCTCCAACAACTCAACAGTATAATACCCATCAAACAGCTAGCACAACAGCTAAGGCGATACAACAGAACAACAATTACAACAAACAGAATACGAAGTATCCGGCAGTATCAACTGCGAAGCCATTCACCTTCAGCCAAAACTACCAGCAGGGAACTTCACCGAGACCAACGACTTACAATCAGAATTATCAGGACAACTATAGTGCGGCCAATGGACAATACAGTAATAATAACAATCAGAGATCGCAGCACAATCAGCCTTCACGAGTTCAACCAACGACAACTGCCCCAAGCACGAACTATCAACAGACTGACTTCACAGGATTCCAGCAAAGAAATTACAACAATATTCAGCGGTCTACTACTGCCTTCCCTAGCACCACTGCTGCTAGCACTTTTTATGATGCCTACAACGCAAATAATCAGTTCACTGGAAGGACAAGTGGTGTGACCAAGCAGAATGCACAGACTACAAGCAATAAGTTCTATCAGAGCTTCGCAACAGATAATTATGTGCCAACCACTTATGCTCCCAtcgcgaagaagacgaatGAGGCCAATGGTAAGGGAGAAGACAGGTACAATTCTCAGGATGCTAATGGGCAGTTTCCCGATAAACAGTACAAGCCTGTACCATTTTTCGATGTGACCAAAACCGCAAAGAAAGTCACCCAGTACAATAACTATGAGAGTACGGCGAAGTACTTCGAGGCGAGCACAGCTAACTATGAGTTTGGAAAATCTTCAGCGGGGATTGGATTCAGTCCATCCAGTATAAATTTATTGGCTGAGACAGTGAAAACTACTACGCCAACGTCGAG ACGAAATGGCTCACCCACAACATACAATCCCAGCAGTTTTAATGGTAATAATCATAGGGATGTACAAGCAACAACCTCGAGATCGGTAACGTACAACAGCTCAGCTAGACCATTCTCCACCACTGCCAAGTTCACGGATGCCACAACATCGCAGAACAAATCGTCCAAGAAGAATGATTATGATTACGCATATTACGACAATGCGGGGGCTCTTGAGTATGACGGCCTTGATTTGGAACACGTTGCTGGTGGAAAAGAATCATCAAAGATATCGAGGAATTAA